From Miscanthus floridulus cultivar M001 chromosome 15, ASM1932011v1, whole genome shotgun sequence, the proteins below share one genomic window:
- the LOC136509289 gene encoding phytosulfokines 5-like isoform X2 yields MRRCGSTSSPLAAAALLLLLLLVAGCFHCAAAARLLPPSSVPIPALVHQENGVKAAGAADGGLVLQEGGVGNGDELSIPEMMGADSEEEEEAGVACEEGNDECMQRRLLHDAHLDYIYTQHKGKP; encoded by the exons ATGAGGCGCTGCGGCAGCACCTCCTCGCCGCTTGCGGCTGctgccctgctcctcctcctcctccttgtcgcCGGCTGCTTCCACTGCGCCGCCGCGGCTCGCCTCCTGCCGCCTTCTTCTGTCCCAATCCCAGCTCTGGTTCACCAAG AGAATGGAGTCAAGGCTGCTGGTGCTGCAGACGGCGGCCTGGTGCTGCAGGAAGGTGGCGTGGGCAATGGCGACGAGCTCTCCATCCCCGAG ATGATGGGAGCAGattcggaggaggaggaggaggctggaGTGGCGTGCGAGGAGGGCAACGACGAGTGCATGCAGAGGCGGCTGCTCCACGACGCGCACCTCGACTACATCTACACGCAGCACAAGGGCAAGCCATGA
- the LOC136509289 gene encoding phytosulfokines 5-like isoform X1 produces the protein MRRCGSTSSPLAAAALLLLLLLVAGCFHCAAAARLLPPSSVPIPALVHQAENGVKAAGAADGGLVLQEGGVGNGDELSIPEMMGADSEEEEEAGVACEEGNDECMQRRLLHDAHLDYIYTQHKGKP, from the exons ATGAGGCGCTGCGGCAGCACCTCCTCGCCGCTTGCGGCTGctgccctgctcctcctcctcctccttgtcgcCGGCTGCTTCCACTGCGCCGCCGCGGCTCGCCTCCTGCCGCCTTCTTCTGTCCCAATCCCAGCTCTGGTTCACCAAG CAGAGAATGGAGTCAAGGCTGCTGGTGCTGCAGACGGCGGCCTGGTGCTGCAGGAAGGTGGCGTGGGCAATGGCGACGAGCTCTCCATCCCCGAG ATGATGGGAGCAGattcggaggaggaggaggaggctggaGTGGCGTGCGAGGAGGGCAACGACGAGTGCATGCAGAGGCGGCTGCTCCACGACGCGCACCTCGACTACATCTACACGCAGCACAAGGGCAAGCCATGA